In a single window of the Rhizobiaceae bacterium genome:
- a CDS encoding class II aldolase/adducin family protein yields the protein MAEMTDNAALRREMVGICRRMNSSGINQGTAGNLSVRLDKGFLITPSGMPYDTMSPDDIVEMDFDGTYIGHRPSSEWRFHRDILKARTDINVVLHCHSIFATTLACHHKTIPSFHYMTGVAGGTTIRCADYATFGTQALSDNALVALKDRLACLLGQHGQISLGKNMEAALWLAIEVETLSRMYVHALMLGEPPILPDAEMTRVIDQMKRMSYGLAPDAEGTNDSARPRKA from the coding sequence GTGGCTGAAATGACGGATAACGCGGCGCTGCGCAGGGAAATGGTCGGTATCTGCCGCCGGATGAACAGCAGCGGCATCAATCAGGGCACGGCAGGCAATCTCTCCGTGCGGCTGGACAAGGGCTTTCTTATCACGCCCTCCGGCATGCCCTACGATACGATGAGCCCGGACGACATCGTGGAGATGGATTTTGACGGCACCTATATCGGCCATCGTCCTTCATCCGAGTGGCGCTTTCACCGCGACATCCTCAAGGCGCGCACCGATATCAACGTGGTGCTGCACTGCCACTCGATCTTTGCGACTACCCTGGCGTGCCATCACAAGACGATCCCGAGTTTCCACTACATGACGGGGGTGGCGGGCGGCACCACGATACGCTGCGCGGACTACGCCACATTCGGCACGCAAGCGCTTTCCGACAACGCCCTTGTCGCGCTCAAGGACAGGCTGGCCTGCCTGCTTGGCCAGCACGGCCAGATTTCGCTCGGCAAGAATATGGAAGCCGCGCTCTGGCTCGCAATCGAGGTCGAAACGCTCTCGCGCATGTATGTCCACGCGCTCATGCTTGGCGAGCCGCCGATCCTGCCCGACGCCGAAATGACGCGGGTCATCGATCAGATGAAGCGCATGAGCTATGGGCTGGCGCCCGATGCGGAAGGCACGAACGACAGCGCGCGTCCGCGCAAGGCCTGA
- a CDS encoding OmpA family protein, with product MKKLVAGAVAMTLIAGCTTDPFTGEQKLSNTAGGAGIGALAGAGIGLLAGGNDRRNALIGAGIGALAGGAVGSYMDRQEAELRGFLRGTGVSVTRNGDQIILNMPSNITFATDQDQVVPAFYETLNAVALVINKYNRTIVDINGHTDSTGSASHNQALSQRRASSVASYLVSQRVDGRRLAINGFGDTRPIASNATPEGRAQNRRVEIYLSPLT from the coding sequence ATGAAGAAACTGGTTGCGGGTGCCGTCGCGATGACCCTTATCGCAGGCTGCACCACCGATCCATTTACGGGCGAGCAAAAGCTTTCCAATACTGCCGGCGGCGCTGGCATCGGTGCGCTTGCCGGTGCAGGCATTGGCCTGCTTGCAGGCGGAAATGACCGGCGAAATGCGTTGATCGGCGCTGGCATCGGTGCGCTCGCGGGCGGCGCGGTCGGTAGCTACATGGATCGGCAGGAGGCTGAACTGCGCGGCTTCCTTCGCGGCACCGGTGTGTCTGTCACCCGCAACGGCGACCAGATCATCCTCAACATGCCGTCCAATATCACCTTCGCGACCGACCAGGATCAGGTGGTCCCGGCCTTCTATGAAACGCTCAACGCGGTGGCGCTGGTCATCAACAAATACAATCGCACAATCGTCGACATCAACGGCCACACCGATTCGACCGGCTCTGCGAGCCACAATCAGGCATTGTCGCAACGCCGCGCCTCATCCGTTGCATCCTATCTCGTGAGCCAGCGCGTGGATGGCCGCCGCTTGGCGATCAACGGTTTCGGAGACACGCGTCCCATCGCCAGCAACGCCACGCCCGAAGGTCGCGCCCAGAACCGGCGCGTGGAAATCTATCTTTCGCCGCTCACGTGA